A segment of the Vagococcus hydrophili genome:
ATGAGTAATAAAAGATACAAAAAAACGAGTTGAAACTGATTGACAAAGGGATTGCGGACTAGTATAATTATTTTTGTTGCTTAAGGGGTGATTGAATGAAGTGGGCATTGGCTGAATTAAACAAATTTAAAAATAGTCAAGTAGATTTTAAAGAAGCATTAGATTTAAAAGCATCTTTACAAAAAAGAGAACCGTTTATCTTGGATTTAGCTCCTATCTTAGTAGAAGGATTTATTCAGGTAGATAAAGTAGGTTATACTGCTCATTTTTCTGTAGAGACTGTTATTACTTTACCTTCATCTCGTTCATTAGAGCCTGTAGAAGTTCCATTATCGTTAATAATTGACGAGGAATATATGACAGATGCTCAGATTAAAGCGTTAGAAGATATCAGTGATGATGAGAAAGAATTAATCATACCTTTAGAAAAAGATTTGATTGATTTAACTGAGGCAGTGGAAGATTATATCCTGCTGAACTTACCATTACAGGTGTTAACTGCTGAAGAAGAACAAAGCACATCAGGGCTTCCAAAAGGTGATTTTTGGCAAGTTTTGTCTGAAGAAGAGGTCGCATTTGCGGAAAAATTGGATTCAGAAACTAAGATTGATCCTCGTCTTGCGAAGTTATCGGAGTTACTTGTAACAGAAGATGATGAGTAAGATTGGAATATATGTGTTTTTATAACACGTTTTTATTGTTTAGGGAGGTGTATCAACTATGGCAGTACCAGCTAGAAAAACGTCGAAAGCTAAAAAAGCAAGACGTCGTACTCATTACAAATTGTCAGCTCCAGGTTTAACAGCATGTTCAAACTGTGGCGAA
Coding sequences within it:
- a CDS encoding YceD family protein; amino-acid sequence: MKWALAELNKFKNSQVDFKEALDLKASLQKREPFILDLAPILVEGFIQVDKVGYTAHFSVETVITLPSSRSLEPVEVPLSLIIDEEYMTDAQIKALEDISDDEKELIIPLEKDLIDLTEAVEDYILLNLPLQVLTAEEEQSTSGLPKGDFWQVLSEEEVAFAEKLDSETKIDPRLAKLSELLVTEDDE
- the rpmF gene encoding 50S ribosomal protein L32, which translates into the protein MAVPARKTSKAKKARRRTHYKLSAPGLTACSNCGEMRKSHHVCPSCGHYDGKNVMTKEA